One genomic window of Cannabis sativa cultivar Pink pepper isolate KNU-18-1 chromosome 2, ASM2916894v1, whole genome shotgun sequence includes the following:
- the LOC133034653 gene encoding auxin-induced protein 15A-like, which yields MAFGLSGFVQGKKALRRSLSGIKEATLKCSSIPKGYFAVYVGEDQKKRHVVPLSYLNEPSFQDLLSMAEQEFGYEHPMGGLTIPCSEDIFIDITSQLN from the coding sequence ATGGCATTTGGATTATCTGGCTTTGTTCAGGGTAAGAAGGCTCTCCGAAGATCGCTTTCAGGTATCAAAGAAGCAACTTTGAAGTGTTCAAGCATTCCAAAAGGCTACTTTGCAGTCTATGTTGGAGAAGATCAGAAGAAGCGTCATGTAGTACCTCTTTCGTACCTAAATGAGCCTTCATTTCAAGACTTGCTTAGTATGGCTGAACAAGAATTCGGATATGAGCATCCAATGGGTGGACTCACAATTCCTTGCAGTGAAGACATCTTCATTGATATCACTTCTCAGTTGAATTGA
- the LOC115719787 gene encoding leucine-rich repeat extensin-like protein 3 isoform X2: protein MRRETILRLWPQLLFAFMCCLIYDYSKSSASALFVKAPPKYVTYPYYHYIPRHPKHRRFPPKPTRPPCSPPPPPPPRRSPPPPPPPRRSPPPPPPPRRSPPPPRRSPPPPPRRSPPPPSPSLSPPPPPRSPPPPPPSLSPPPPPPPGLSPPPPPRSPSPPPPGLSPPPPPHSPPPPPHSPPPPPPSLASPPPPPPVLSPPPPPRSPPPPPPSLSPPPPTRSPPPPPPALSPPPPLRSPPPPPLSLSPPPPSRSPPPPPPSLSPPPPPRSPPPPPPSLSSPPPPPPGLSPPPPTRSPPPPPPGLSPPPPTRSPPPPPPSLSPPPPPRSHPPPPPGLSPPPPPRSPSPPPLGFSPPPPPRSPPPPPRRPNSRLPP from the exons ATGAGAAGGGAAACGATATTGAGGCTTTGGCCTCAACTATTATTTGCTTTCATGTGTTGCCTTATTTATGATTATTCTAAGTCAAGTGCTAGTGCTTTATTTGTTAAAGCCCCTCCTAAGTATGTTACTTATCCATACTACCATTACATCCCGCGACACCCTAAGCATAGAAGATTCCCTCCCAAACCAACTCGTCCACCCTGTTCACCTCCACCTCCCCCACCTCCTCGTCGTTCACCTCCACCTCCCCCAC CTCCTCGTCGTTCACCTCCACCTCCCCCACCTCCTCGCCGTTCACCTCCACCTCCTCGTCgttcacctccaccacctcctcGTCGTTCACCTCCACCTCCCTCACCTAGTTTATCTCCGCCTCCTCCTCCTCGTTCACCTCCACCACCCCCACCTAGTTTATCCCCACCTCCTCCTCCCCCACCTGGTTTATCTCCGCCACCTCCTCCCCGTTCACCTTCACCTCCCCCACCTGGTTTATCTCCGCCACCTCCTCCCCATTCACCTCCACCTCCTCCCCATTCACCTCCACCTCCCCCACCTAGTTTAGCCTCGCCTCCTCCTCCCCCACCTGTTTTATCCCCGCCACCTCCTCCTCGTTCACCTCCACCTCCTCCACCTAGTTTATCACCGCCTCCTCCTACCCGTTCACCTCCACCTCCTCCACCTGCTTTATCACCGCCTCCTCCTCTCCGTTCACCTCCACCTCCCCCACTTAGTTTATCCCCGCCACCTCCTTCCCGTTCACCTCCACCTCCCCCACCTAGTTTATCCCCGCCACCTCCTCCTCGTTCACCTCCACCTCCCCCACCTAGTTTATCATCGCCTCCTCCTCCCCCACCTGGTTTATCCCCGCCACCTCCTACTCGTTCACCTCCACCTCCTCCACCTGGTTTATCGCCGCCTCCTCCTACCCGTTCACCTCCACCTCCCCCACCTAGTTTATCCCCGCCTCCTCCTCCCCGTTCACATCCACCTCCCCCACCTGGTTTATCCCCACCACCTCCTCCTCGTTCACCTTCACCTCCACCACTCGGTTTTTCCCCTCCACCTCCCCCTCGTTCACCTCCACCTCCCCCACGTCGTCCTAATTCACGTCTACCTCCCTAA
- the LOC115721002 gene encoding pentatricopeptide repeat-containing protein At5g66520 — protein sequence MASLGVFGMTSAISGASSSPSLASPLHRLNSCSSMSELKQFHSQIIRCGLSTDNYTMGRLIKFCALSDFGDITYAIHLYNTLPHPDAFIYNTIIRGYFQSESPINSFLFYSQMLHDSVIPNRYTFPSLVRACGLNNGVREGKQVHAHVVKFGFLVDGFCQNSLIHMYLNFQSPEEARRVFDSMPLRDVVSWTMLIAGYSQCGFVDEAFQLFELMPERNAVSWNAMIASYVQNNRFHEAFALFRRMQEEKVTLDKYLAASVLKACTGIGALHQGKWIHDYIEKSCIELDSKLVTTIIDMYCKCGCLDKAFQVFNKWPDKGISSWNCMIGGFAIHGKGEAAIELFEEMQRRMVAPDHITFVNLLSACAHSGLVEKGRHYFQCMTRVYGIEPRREHFGCMVDLLGRAGMLDEARELIHEMPISPDAGVLGALLGACKIHGNIKLGEEIWEEVIRLDPENSGRYVLLANLYARAGRSEDVAKVRKLMNDRGVKKVAGFSMIELEGDVHEFIAGERTHPESKAIYGKVNEMLKAISCAGYVPESDGVLLHDVEEEEMENPVYHHSEKLAIAFGLLKAKPGETIRISKNLRVCKDCHNASKLISKVFNREIIVRDRNRFHHFKNGLCSCKDYW from the coding sequence ATGGCAAGCCTCGGAGTCTTTGGCATGACCAGCGCTATTAGTGGTGCATCTTCGTCTCCATCTCTAGCTTCCCCATTGCACCGCCTCAATTCCTGCTCTTCCATGTCTGAGCTCAAGCAGTTTCACTCTCAAATCATTCGTTGTGGCCTCTCTACAGACAACTACACAATGGGTCGCCTTATCAAGTTTTGTGCACTGTCTGATTTTGGCGATATCACTTACGCCATCCACCTGTACAACACTCTTCCTCATCCAGATGCCTTCATTTACAATACCATAATCAGAGGCTACTTCCAGTCTGAGTCACCTataaattcttttcttttctactCCCAGATGTTGCACGACTCTGTCATCCCCAATAGGTATACTTTCCCTTCTCTTGTTAGAGCTTGTGGCCTCAATAATGGTGTTCGAGAAGGCAAACAAGTTCATGCCCATGTTGTCAAATTTGGATTTCTAGTTGATGGATTTTGTCAGAACAGTCTAATTCATATGTATCTCAATTTTCAATCTCCAGAGGAAGCAAGGAGGGTCTTCGATAGCATGCCATTGCGGGATGTGGTATCTTGGACCATGTTGATTGCTGGCTACTCTCAGTGTGGATTTGTTGATGAGGCATTTCAACTCTTCGAGTTGATGCCTGAGAGGAATGCTGTTTCTTGGAATGCCATGATTGCATCTTATGTTCAGAATAACCGTTTCCACGAAGCCTTTGCTTTGTTTCGTAGGATGCAGGAAGAAAAGGTGACCTTAGATAAATATTTGGCTGCTAGTGTGTTAAAAGCCTGCACAGGAATAGGTGCTCTCCATCAAGGGAAGTGGATACATGACTATATCGAGAAAAGCTGCATTGAATTAGACTCCAAACTTGTTACAACAATCATTGACATGTATTGTAAATGTGGTTGTTTGGACAAGGCTTTTCAAGTTTTTAACAAGTGGCCCGATAAAGGAATTTCCTCGTGGAACTGCATGATTGGAGGGTTTGCTATTCATGGAAAAGGAGAGGCTGCCATTGAACTTTTTGAAGAGATGCAAAGGAGGATGGTAGCACCTGACCATATCACTTTTGTCAACCTTCTTAGTGCTTGTGCTCATTCGGGGCTTGTGGAGAAGGGTCGTCATTACTTTCAATGCATGACTCGGGTTTATGGTATTGAGCCCAGAAGGGAGCATTTTGGCTGCATGGTGGATCTGCTTGGAAGAGCTGGGATGCTTGACGAAGCAAGAGAGCTTATACACGAGATGCCTATAAGCCCAGATGCTGGTGTGTTGGGTGCTCTTCTTGGGGCATGTAAAATCCATGGAAACATCAAATTGGGTGAGGAAATTTGGGAAGAAGTAATAAGACTGGACCCTGAAAACAGCGGACGCTATGTGCTATTAGCTAATCTATATGCCAGAGCTGGTAGATCAGAAGATGTAGCCAAAGTAAGGAAGTTGATGAATGACAGGGGAGTGAAGAAAGTTGCTGGATTTTCCATGATTGAATTGGAGGGTGATGTTCATGAGTTCATTGCAGGAGAAAGAACTCATCCCGAGTCTAAAGCCATATATGGTAAAGTTAATGAGATGTTGAAAGCCATAAGCTGTGCCGGCTATGTTCCCGAGTCTGATGGAGTACTATTGCATGATGTTGAAGAGGAGGAAATGGAGAATCCAGTCTATCATCATAGTGAGAAGCTTGCAATTGCCTTTGGGTTACTGAAGGCTAAACCGGGGGAGACAATTCGGATCTCAAAGAACTTGCGAGTGTGCAAAGACTGTCACAATGCAAGTAAACTGATCTCAAAAGTTTTTAATCGCGAGATAATTGTAAGGGATAGAAATCGATTTCACCATTTTAAAAATGGGTTGTGTTCTTGTAAAGATTACTGGTAG
- the LOC115719787 gene encoding extensin-like isoform X1 — protein MRRETILRLWPQLLFAFMCCLIYDYSKSSASALFVKAPPKYVTYPYYHYIPRHPKHRRFPPKPTRPPCSPPPPPPPRRSPPPPPPSRHSPPPPRHSPPPPRRSPPPPPPPRRSPPPPRRSPPPPPRRSPPPPSPSLSPPPPPRSPPPPPPSLSPPPPPPPGLSPPPPPRSPSPPPPGLSPPPPPHSPPPPPHSPPPPPPSLASPPPPPPVLSPPPPPRSPPPPPPSLSPPPPTRSPPPPPPALSPPPPLRSPPPPPLSLSPPPPSRSPPPPPPSLSPPPPPRSPPPPPPSLSSPPPPPPGLSPPPPTRSPPPPPPGLSPPPPTRSPPPPPPSLSPPPPPRSHPPPPPGLSPPPPPRSPSPPPLGFSPPPPPRSPPPPPRRPNSRLPP, from the coding sequence ATGAGAAGGGAAACGATATTGAGGCTTTGGCCTCAACTATTATTTGCTTTCATGTGTTGCCTTATTTATGATTATTCTAAGTCAAGTGCTAGTGCTTTATTTGTTAAAGCCCCTCCTAAGTATGTTACTTATCCATACTACCATTACATCCCGCGACACCCTAAGCATAGAAGATTCCCTCCCAAACCAACTCGTCCACCCTGTTCACCTCCACCTCCCCCACCTCCTCGTCGTTCACCTCCACCTCCCCCACCTTCTCGCCATTCACCTCCACCTCCTCGCCATTCACCTCCACCTCCTCGTCGTTCACCTCCACCTCCCCCACCTCCTCGCCGTTCACCTCCACCTCCTCGTCgttcacctccaccacctcctcGTCGTTCACCTCCACCTCCCTCACCTAGTTTATCTCCGCCTCCTCCTCCTCGTTCACCTCCACCACCCCCACCTAGTTTATCCCCACCTCCTCCTCCCCCACCTGGTTTATCTCCGCCACCTCCTCCCCGTTCACCTTCACCTCCCCCACCTGGTTTATCTCCGCCACCTCCTCCCCATTCACCTCCACCTCCTCCCCATTCACCTCCACCTCCCCCACCTAGTTTAGCCTCGCCTCCTCCTCCCCCACCTGTTTTATCCCCGCCACCTCCTCCTCGTTCACCTCCACCTCCTCCACCTAGTTTATCACCGCCTCCTCCTACCCGTTCACCTCCACCTCCTCCACCTGCTTTATCACCGCCTCCTCCTCTCCGTTCACCTCCACCTCCCCCACTTAGTTTATCCCCGCCACCTCCTTCCCGTTCACCTCCACCTCCCCCACCTAGTTTATCCCCGCCACCTCCTCCTCGTTCACCTCCACCTCCCCCACCTAGTTTATCATCGCCTCCTCCTCCCCCACCTGGTTTATCCCCGCCACCTCCTACTCGTTCACCTCCACCTCCTCCACCTGGTTTATCGCCGCCTCCTCCTACCCGTTCACCTCCACCTCCCCCACCTAGTTTATCCCCGCCTCCTCCTCCCCGTTCACATCCACCTCCCCCACCTGGTTTATCCCCACCACCTCCTCCTCGTTCACCTTCACCTCCACCACTCGGTTTTTCCCCTCCACCTCCCCCTCGTTCACCTCCACCTCCCCCACGTCGTCCTAATTCACGTCTACCTCCCTAA
- the LOC115721013 gene encoding auxin-responsive protein SAUR21-like produces the protein MAFGLSGFVQGKKALRRSLSGIKEATLKCSTISKGYFAVYVGEDQKKRHVVPLSYLNEPSFQDLLSMAEEEFGYEHPMGGLTIPCTEDIFIDITSQLN, from the coding sequence ATGGCATTTGGATTATCTGGCTTTGTTCAGGGTAAGAAGGCTCTTCGAAGATCGCTTTCAGGCATAAAAGAAGCAACTTTGAAGTGTTCAACCATTTCAAAAGGCTACTTTGCTGTCTATGTTGGAGAAGATCAGAAGAAGCGTCATGTAGTACCTCTTTCGTATCTAAATGAGCCTTCATTTCAAGACTTGCTAAGTATGGCAGAAGAAGAATTCGGATATGAACATCCCATGGGTGGACTCACAATTCCTTGCACAGAAGACATCTTCATTGATATCACATCTCAGTTGAACTGA
- the LOC133034650 gene encoding extensin-like, with protein MRRETILRLWPQLFFAFMYCLIYDYSKSSASALFVKAPPKYVTYPHYHYIPRHPKHRRFPPQPTHPRRSPPPPPHSLFPPHPRRSPPSPPHSLFPPPPPRSPPPPSPSLSPPPPPRSPSPPPPGLSPPPPPRSLTPPPPSISPPPPPSLSMPPPPPPGLSSSPPPRSRPPPPPGLSLPPHPRSPSPPPPSLSSPPPPPPGLSPPPPPRSPPPPPPSLSPPPLTRSPPPPPRRPNSRLPP; from the exons ATGAGGAGGGAAACGATATTGAGGCTTTGGCCTCAACTATTCTTTGCTTTCATGTATTGCCTTATTTATGATTATTCTAAGTCAAGTGCTAGTGCTTTATTTGTTAAAGCACCTCCTAAGTATGTTACTTATCCCCACTACCATTACATCCCGCGACACCCTAAGCATAGAAGATTCCCTCCCCAACCAACGCATCCTCGCCGTTCACCTCCACCTCCCCCACATAGTTTATTCCCGCCACATCCTCGTCGTTCACCTCCATCTCCTCCACATAGTTTATTCCCGCCACCTCCTCCCCGTTCACCTCCACCTCCCTCACCTAGTTTATCCCCGCCTCCTCCTCCCCGTTCACCATCACCTCCCCCACCTGGTTTATCCCCGCCACCTCCTCCCCGTTCACTTACACCTCCCCCACCTAGTATATCGCCACCTCCTCCACCTAGTTTATCCATGCCTCCTCCTCCCCCACCTGGTTTATCCTCATCACCTCCTCCCCGTTCACGTCCACCTCCCCCACCTGGTTTATCCCTGCCACCTCATCCTCGTTCACCTTCACCTCCCCCACCTAGTTTATCATCGCCTCCTCCTCCTCCACCTGGTTTATCCCCGCCACCTCCTCCCCGTTCACCTCCACCTCCTCCACCTAGTTTATCGCCACCTCCTCTTACCCGTTCACCTCCACCTCCCCCAC GTCGTCCTAATTCACGTCTACCTCCCTAA
- the LOC115719787 gene encoding extensin-like isoform X4 — translation MRRETILRLWPQLLFAFMCCLIYDYSKSSASALFVKAPPKYVTYPYYHYIPRHPKHRRFPPKPTRPPCSPPPPPPPRRSPPPPPRRSPPPPSPSLSPPPPPRSPPPPPPSLSPPPPPPPGLSPPPPPRSPSPPPPGLSPPPPPHSPPPPPHSPPPPPPSLASPPPPPPVLSPPPPPRSPPPPPPSLSPPPPTRSPPPPPPALSPPPPLRSPPPPPLSLSPPPPSRSPPPPPPSLSPPPPPRSPPPPPPSLSSPPPPPPGLSPPPPTRSPPPPPPGLSPPPPTRSPPPPPPSLSPPPPPRSHPPPPPGLSPPPPPRSPSPPPLGFSPPPPPRSPPPPPRRPNSRLPP, via the exons ATGAGAAGGGAAACGATATTGAGGCTTTGGCCTCAACTATTATTTGCTTTCATGTGTTGCCTTATTTATGATTATTCTAAGTCAAGTGCTAGTGCTTTATTTGTTAAAGCCCCTCCTAAGTATGTTACTTATCCATACTACCATTACATCCCGCGACACCCTAAGCATAGAAGATTCCCTCCCAAACCAACTCGTCCACCCTGTTCACCTCCACCTCCCCCACCTCCTCGTCGTTCACCTCCAC cacctcctcGTCGTTCACCTCCACCTCCCTCACCTAGTTTATCTCCGCCTCCTCCTCCTCGTTCACCTCCACCACCCCCACCTAGTTTATCCCCACCTCCTCCTCCCCCACCTGGTTTATCTCCGCCACCTCCTCCCCGTTCACCTTCACCTCCCCCACCTGGTTTATCTCCGCCACCTCCTCCCCATTCACCTCCACCTCCTCCCCATTCACCTCCACCTCCCCCACCTAGTTTAGCCTCGCCTCCTCCTCCCCCACCTGTTTTATCCCCGCCACCTCCTCCTCGTTCACCTCCACCTCCTCCACCTAGTTTATCACCGCCTCCTCCTACCCGTTCACCTCCACCTCCTCCACCTGCTTTATCACCGCCTCCTCCTCTCCGTTCACCTCCACCTCCCCCACTTAGTTTATCCCCGCCACCTCCTTCCCGTTCACCTCCACCTCCCCCACCTAGTTTATCCCCGCCACCTCCTCCTCGTTCACCTCCACCTCCCCCACCTAGTTTATCATCGCCTCCTCCTCCCCCACCTGGTTTATCCCCGCCACCTCCTACTCGTTCACCTCCACCTCCTCCACCTGGTTTATCGCCGCCTCCTCCTACCCGTTCACCTCCACCTCCCCCACCTAGTTTATCCCCGCCTCCTCCTCCCCGTTCACATCCACCTCCCCCACCTGGTTTATCCCCACCACCTCCTCCTCGTTCACCTTCACCTCCACCACTCGGTTTTTCCCCTCCACCTCCCCCTCGTTCACCTCCACCTCCCCCACGTCGTCCTAATTCACGTCTACCTCCCTAA
- the LOC115719787 gene encoding extensin-like isoform X3, translating to MRRETILRLWPQLLFAFMCCLIYDYSKSSASALFVKAPPKYVTYPYYHYIPRHPKHRRFPPKPTRPPCSPPPPPPPRRSPPPPPPPRRSPPPPRRSPPPPPRRSPPPPSPSLSPPPPPRSPPPPPPSLSPPPPPPPGLSPPPPPRSPSPPPPGLSPPPPPHSPPPPPHSPPPPPPSLASPPPPPPVLSPPPPPRSPPPPPPSLSPPPPTRSPPPPPPALSPPPPLRSPPPPPLSLSPPPPSRSPPPPPPSLSPPPPPRSPPPPPPSLSSPPPPPPGLSPPPPTRSPPPPPPGLSPPPPTRSPPPPPPSLSPPPPPRSHPPPPPGLSPPPPPRSPSPPPLGFSPPPPPRSPPPPPRRPNSRLPP from the exons ATGAGAAGGGAAACGATATTGAGGCTTTGGCCTCAACTATTATTTGCTTTCATGTGTTGCCTTATTTATGATTATTCTAAGTCAAGTGCTAGTGCTTTATTTGTTAAAGCCCCTCCTAAGTATGTTACTTATCCATACTACCATTACATCCCGCGACACCCTAAGCATAGAAGATTCCCTCCCAAACCAACTCGTCCACCCTGTTCACCTCCACCTCCCCCACCTCCTCGTCGTTCACCTCCACCTCCCCCAC CTCCTCGCCGTTCACCTCCACCTCCTCGTCgttcacctccaccacctcctcGTCGTTCACCTCCACCTCCCTCACCTAGTTTATCTCCGCCTCCTCCTCCTCGTTCACCTCCACCACCCCCACCTAGTTTATCCCCACCTCCTCCTCCCCCACCTGGTTTATCTCCGCCACCTCCTCCCCGTTCACCTTCACCTCCCCCACCTGGTTTATCTCCGCCACCTCCTCCCCATTCACCTCCACCTCCTCCCCATTCACCTCCACCTCCCCCACCTAGTTTAGCCTCGCCTCCTCCTCCCCCACCTGTTTTATCCCCGCCACCTCCTCCTCGTTCACCTCCACCTCCTCCACCTAGTTTATCACCGCCTCCTCCTACCCGTTCACCTCCACCTCCTCCACCTGCTTTATCACCGCCTCCTCCTCTCCGTTCACCTCCACCTCCCCCACTTAGTTTATCCCCGCCACCTCCTTCCCGTTCACCTCCACCTCCCCCACCTAGTTTATCCCCGCCACCTCCTCCTCGTTCACCTCCACCTCCCCCACCTAGTTTATCATCGCCTCCTCCTCCCCCACCTGGTTTATCCCCGCCACCTCCTACTCGTTCACCTCCACCTCCTCCACCTGGTTTATCGCCGCCTCCTCCTACCCGTTCACCTCCACCTCCCCCACCTAGTTTATCCCCGCCTCCTCCTCCCCGTTCACATCCACCTCCCCCACCTGGTTTATCCCCACCACCTCCTCCTCGTTCACCTTCACCTCCACCACTCGGTTTTTCCCCTCCACCTCCCCCTCGTTCACCTCCACCTCCCCCACGTCGTCCTAATTCACGTCTACCTCCCTAA
- the LOC115721004 gene encoding adenylate kinase isoenzyme 6 homolog, with protein MAANDNSKRKKPNILITGTPGTGKTTTSSALADATQFRHINIGDLVKEKNLHDGWDDDLDCYVINEDLVCDELEDLMEGGGNIVDYHGCDFFPERWFDLVIVLQTENSVLYDRLHNRGYSETKLKNNIECEIFQVLLEEAKESYSENIVMALKSDTIDDISRNVATLTDWIRAW; from the exons ATGGCGGCAAATGATAATTCCAAGAGGAAGAAGCCCAACATACTCATCACCGGAACACCCGGCACAGGAAAGACAACGACCTCCTCTGCTCTAGCAGACGCCACACAGTTTCGCCACATCAACATCGGAGATCTCGTCAAAGAAAAGAATCTCCACGACGGTTGGGATGACGACCTCGATTGTTACGTCATCAATGAAGACTTG GTGTGTGATGAATTAGAGGATTTGATGGAAGGAGGAGGTAACATCGTGGATTACCATGGCTGCGATTTCTTCCCTGAACGATGGTTCGATCTTGTGATTGTGCTTCAAACTGAAAACTCTGTATTGTACGATCGCTTGCATAACAG GGGTTATTCAGAGACTAAGCTTAAGAATAATATTGAGTGTGAGATTTTCCAAGTGTTGCTTGAGGAAGCAAAGGAAAGTTACTCAGAGAACATAGTAATGGCGTTGAAGAGTGATACCATTGATGATATTTCAAGAAATGTGGCAACTTTGACTGATTGGATTAGAGCTTGGTAA
- the LOC115719787 gene encoding leucine-rich repeat extensin-like protein 3 isoform X5, with protein MRRETILRLWPQLLFAFMCCLIYDYSKSSASALFVKAPPKYVTYPYYHYIPRHPKHRRFPPKPTRPPCSPPPPPPPRRSPPPPPPSRHSPPPPRHSPPPPRRSPPPPPPPRRSPPPPPPPPSLASPPPPPPVLSPPPPPRSPPPPPPSLSPPPPTRSPPPPPPALSPPPPLRSPPPPPLSLSPPPPSRSPPPPPPSLSPPPPPRSPPPPPPSLSSPPPPPPGLSPPPPTRSPPPPPPGLSPPPPTRSPPPPPPSLSPPPPPRSHPPPPPGLSPPPPPRSPSPPPLGFSPPPPPRSPPPPPRRPNSRLPP; from the exons ATGAGAAGGGAAACGATATTGAGGCTTTGGCCTCAACTATTATTTGCTTTCATGTGTTGCCTTATTTATGATTATTCTAAGTCAAGTGCTAGTGCTTTATTTGTTAAAGCCCCTCCTAAGTATGTTACTTATCCATACTACCATTACATCCCGCGACACCCTAAGCATAGAAGATTCCCTCCCAAACCAACTCGTCCACCCTGTTCACCTCCACCTCCCCCACCTCCTCGTCGTTCACCTCCACCTCCCCCACCTTCTCGCCATTCACCTCCACCTCCTCGCCATTCACCTCCACCTCCTCGTCGTTCACCTCCACCTCCCCCACCTCCTCGCCGTTCACCTCCAC CTCCACCTCCCCCACCTAGTTTAGCCTCGCCTCCTCCTCCCCCACCTGTTTTATCCCCGCCACCTCCTCCTCGTTCACCTCCACCTCCTCCACCTAGTTTATCACCGCCTCCTCCTACCCGTTCACCTCCACCTCCTCCACCTGCTTTATCACCGCCTCCTCCTCTCCGTTCACCTCCACCTCCCCCACTTAGTTTATCCCCGCCACCTCCTTCCCGTTCACCTCCACCTCCCCCACCTAGTTTATCCCCGCCACCTCCTCCTCGTTCACCTCCACCTCCCCCACCTAGTTTATCATCGCCTCCTCCTCCCCCACCTGGTTTATCCCCGCCACCTCCTACTCGTTCACCTCCACCTCCTCCACCTGGTTTATCGCCGCCTCCTCCTACCCGTTCACCTCCACCTCCCCCACCTAGTTTATCCCCGCCTCCTCCTCCCCGTTCACATCCACCTCCCCCACCTGGTTTATCCCCACCACCTCCTCCTCGTTCACCTTCACCTCCACCACTCGGTTTTTCCCCTCCACCTCCCCCTCGTTCACCTCCACCTCCCCCACGTCGTCCTAATTCACGTCTACCTCCCTAA